The stretch of DNA TTGAAGCTTGCCATCATTAAAACTCCACCTGCTGACACGGCAGTTCTGCTACTAATAATGTATTCACCCTGCCCCCGCCTCTCTTCCAGCCGCTGCCATGCTGCACCAGGATGGTGGTTGTGCCTTGTTAATATCAGTTAGCACCCATTGGTGCCCTGGGTTTGGGATGGCAATTGTGTTGGTGCCTAATTTCAAGAAATGTTATTGAAATGGCAAATTCCTAAATATATAGATACGTTAATTAAGCTGCACcagtttacatacacatttctatatatttatgttaCAAATTAGTCAATGGACTTTGTATATTTCCACCTTTAGTGTGTAGGATGTAGGGCAACATATTGGTAGAAATGCTATGTTTTCATTAGTTTATGAAAACtagaattgtgtttttgttccctCAGAATGAGCaggggcgcccagatagctcaggtggtagagcgggcgcccataaatagaggtttactccttgacgcagcaggCCAAGGTCTGACACCGCCCCGTGGCCCTTTGCCACATGTCAtaccccctctctcccctttcatgtcttcagctgtcctgtcaaaagcAAAGGCTGAacatgccccccaaaaaatcatcttttagaATGAGCATGAGTCTACATTGTGGGCTGGTCCTCTTCTGCAGAGTCTGCCATGTTTCTACGCTAGCCCAGAACAGACAAACCAAACACTGGCTCTAGACAGCTCCATTCGGGTTTTTGTGTTGGCAACAGTAGTTCTCTTACACGCTTGGGACAGGTGAAAAGTTTCAGTTGGTTGCAATATGCAACCTCATTGATGCCCAACCTTGATGCCAGTGAATCATACACACTGAACCTTCTAAAGAGTCAGTTTAGCGAGGTATCTGGCTAATCCAGAATAACAGTAGTCCCTTTCAAACATGCACTGCAACCCTGGACTTCTCTAGACATTAAACGGTGGAGCTGTAAGGGACAGGACATTGAATAGACTTGTCCTGCCAGCTCACTACCACAAATACCAATGTAATGTCCAAGAGAGCCCATGTGGAAATAGACCTGGTCATCGTCCGGAGAATTCACAGTGGGAGGTTGGTGGGTTTCTATCATGAATTCTGGTGAAGAAGGGAAGTCGTTTCTATGTAGAGTCCAACCTAAATGTTTATCTTGAGAGATAAGAACGAGATTTGGGAACTTCTGTAGGTAAGGGAAGGCGACAAAATTGTCAGGTAAATTTAAGGAATGGCAAAAGACTTGGTTGTCTATGACCAAATGATGCTGGCTAAGTGATGGCGGTGTAATCTATACATCAAGATATGTGTCCTGCTCTTCCCAGTAAAGCATACAGACAATCTCTTGTTGTGTGCTACACACGTGATGAGTCAACTCATGTATAATATaggctttttttcaattttatttatttattttttgaaaaaattccatTCTGCTCCATTGTAGAGGCAAAAACCTTAAAACCTATACATACAAAAGCAAAGCTATCTGCATGGCTAGATGCTACTAGCAGTAAGTGAAATACCTTTTTGTGTAATAAATAAACTCagatttgactttttatttaagatAAGCTCACTTTAAATATCCTGCATCATCTCCTGTTAGACAATGCAGAGTTATAGTGAAGCCATAAGTaaaacatataacatatatgCTACCAAATCAAATGTTATTTCCTTCAGGCCAATCACTGAACACATGATTCCCCAAAGCCTCATTAAAATCCATTAGCATCTGATATATTTTGTGTGAAAGACATACAGGTTTGGAGGGAGAAATCAGGCATGATAGTCCTCGCAAGCTTCACTGGAGGGATGAAACTGACGTCTtcattaataaatcatttaactcatttttttcagtctagtttattgtcttttttttccagtacaAAATGCTAAAATCGCATTTCTGAAAGATCTGCTATAAAACAAAGCCTGAGCACAGCTGGAAGAGAGGTTGGTGAGAAGTGCAATCAGTAGGCACTGTAGAAGATACAGAAAGAGATACCACAGGGAAAGATGATCAGACATTTGAACAAGGATGCAGAGACCTGTTCGAGTAATATCTGGGGGTGTGGATGCAGGACAGTGGCATCAGCACAGTCTCCATTGCTGCCCATGCATGCAAAGGAAGATGAGAGAAAACAGGATCTGCTGTGCTGACACCTGCAACTGTGTTGCAATGCCGCACACTCTCCAAGCtccagagagagaaataaacacGCCAAGGCGGAAACTGAGGGGTGAAAAATAAAAGGATGTCAGTGCAGTAAGCAGAAGGGTGGTACAAGGAGCCAAAACAATCAAGCAGTGAGGCTGAAAAGATGAGGGGAGAACATAAATAGAGTGGATGGGCGAGGACGGGAGGACGGCTGTGAACATGGGAGTGCCGATCCAATGAGGCAAgactaaaaatagaaaaagactAGTGGAAGAGTGtagggagagacagaaagcgGGACAATAAGGAAGTAGGTTTTTATGAGAACGTATTGAACAATAGGAATAAAACATAAGAACAATTATTTGAACatatacaggatggggaaacagaatgtgcaactgcttaaatagtatgcNNNNNNNNNNgtaaataaaccaattgtgcaggttgcattagtgcagtattgtggtgtctcagggtcttatctagcacccagtgtgTAAATGATCAATGGTTATGATATAATAACAGCAGGAGGGTTAGTATTAGTGTTCTCAAACTGGAAGGAGGCAGTGGTTTAACCAGCTGTTAATGCTTCAGATCATGGACTTATAATAAAACCCTGTAGATTCAAACCATTTTCTAAACCAGTCACACGGCATAGACGGATGTGATCAGTAGCTATGCTtccatgtttccatccacatgtttttatctaaattaagtgatatcgaatgtaaaatgccttatggaaacagtaaaattcgatggaatttcatgaaatacgttcggtctcatcggattttctcttgattgatatacggcttatgctGATGGAAACGTCATTTGCccaataaataatgaattgcgcttaagttttaggtcattttatggttgcaNNNNNNNNNNaaacaaagaagaagttttagtttatttcagCCCGGTATTTCCGGTCTGCCTGCACACATGGGGGatttcactagcatggaccacgccacaaccatgtgttagttaaagatttaatgaacattatgaatgtgcagatgaacattatgaatgtgcaaaattgatgtggatgtcgtctgatggctggtctgggaggacgTGTGATGACCGGGTGGAAGAGACTCAGGGTGGGTGTtccgtctcagaagcagtttttgcccgaatagtttacagacccccagaCGGTACCCTCgaagagacatgagagagatgTGCAGCAGGAAGGGAAGAGGgggggaagatggatgaaggacagggaaagggaggggggggggggggggggtcaagcaatcagagacacgAGCCTGGCTGCAGCAGAACGGTGGGTGTAGGTctgtctggtgattagaggcgtggtttaggcgtggccctgctcccgaacctacgttaacaaattaactccatGTCAAGAAAGAcggatggaagtggacggacaaGGAGATAAGAGACTTTCTGGATTTAAATAACGAGCAAAACATAATGGCCATTCTAGATAGCAAAAATCTAAGAAATGccataatttatcaggaactcgcgaaggaaatggacgacaaaggttaggacaagccgtgggactcATGTCTCAAAAAACAGTTGTCTCacagcggtgccggagggaaaTTAAAAGCGACATAGCGACGTGCTGATGTCGTTGTCTTATTATAACTTGATTTTTGGGTAGACGGCTTCATCCATTTTTGTCTTGAACAACTTTGTTCGCAAATtcgatcgcaaaacagcatgtgacgtcatttccacaggtttttattcgctttaaagccgttggatggaaacacactttcaccggcTTTAtcaaatgagttttttttttaccaaacttcagataatttgattgaaaagtggatggaaacttagctaacAATGTAATTTGTCCAAAACAATACAAGCATGGATGCGCGCTTCGAGGAAATCTTCTGGGATTTCCTCGACACCCGCTTCAAAGCCTCGGCACAGAACGACTTCCACACAATAAGACTTGTTTTTGGAGCCAGTGAAGTCGCCCCTTGCAAGTCAAATATTTCTGCAGATTTCGGACAATTCTGCATTGGCCTCACTTTTCAGGCCCGGAAGTTGATGCTTGAAACCAACGctttaattagtgagctttgcAGGTGTTGCTAggtgtattttcttttactttggacagagccaggctgtgTTTCccatgttttcagtctttatggtGAGCAAGGTTAACCATATTCTGACTCCATCTCTTTATTAAATCCATTTTCCTAGGAACAATTcctttagtaaaagtacttcCAATGAAAAAAGAACTTTCTCAGGTTTGTCCTACTCAGTGTTGTGAGTATTCCCCTTTCACCTCCATGGTACTGGTGTGGAGACACTGGACTAATGAAACCAAAACTACCCACAGTACATGGCTAGATACCACTAGAAATAAgtcagaaaatgtatttgtcatttGGGTGACCCAaccctttaatttaatttaattaataaagaACTTTGACAATCTTTCAACATTGATGCATCTTGCGTACTtggtttgcatgtgtttttagaCCTTCtccatttgaaaatgttttattcccTAAATGTGACATTCAGAGgttgaaaaatacttttttccaaGAGAAAACGTGAAGAAGCTCTCCTTAGTAAGTCAATATGGCACCGATTGCAGCGCGGGGATGCTCTTCCTTATATAAGTTGAATATAAGCTCCAGTACCTCCAACAAGCCTTCATCTGGTGAGGAGTAATCTTAATATATTAAACTGAAGGAAACCTCTGGGGTGTGCTCCTCTTTGCAAACAGCTACCtcctctggaaaaaaaaaaaacgagtgtCTTTCTCTGCATCTCACATTCATCATTCATAGAGAACATTGCAATCTGCCGTGCTTCAGCCAACCCACAGCATGGTCTTGGTCTTATCCAGAGGGAGTTTCATGTTCTCGCGATTTCTGGGTTCATCttgaatacatatatataaataaatgtatcgTTCCAGGCTTTAAAAGCTCTGTCCCATCTCACAATGAGAATTTGGCAAGAGTAACAAAACACTAATCACACAGGGCGGAAAACTAGTGCTGCACTGGCCTCTACAGGTTCAACACGGGTTACTGCACTCACATTTGAACCCATGATTGGACCTGTAGAGGCCACTGCAATGCTGGCTTCCTGAAGCATGTGACTGAGCTAGTTTGGAACTGAAGAATACTcagactcacacacagaaatggttttctttctttctaccaTCCTTTATGAACTCCAGATAttcagctaaccctaaccctaaccctaacctttaGCATGAGATTATGTCACCAACAACCTGAATTATTTAAACTGTAATTGTTTTGGCAGTTATTATTCCACCATGTTGACCAACAATACGGGTTGTGAATATTCAGGGTGGCGGGTCACTCTGTTATGAGCAAGCTGAGCTATAAGATGTCCCCATTTTGTCCAAGAACTGACTGTGAACACGTCCGTCTACTGAGATGTCATATGAAACTTGTCAGCGTTGATTTTGCAGGATACCCCACTGTGGTTGGCGAGCTGCTGCcatctgtaaaaaataaaaaccctgaCATAGTCTGTTGTTTTGAAGCGGAGGGTTTGGGTTTACTGCTTGTTGCAACTGTGCAAACAAGCCTGGGAAAAACCACAGCAGCTGACAGTTATAGGCTGAAATAACTGTCAATGGACCACGCTTTCAaaacaataattacattttttgtccACTTGGGGCAGCACAACAAAGCTGGGGCCTCAATAATATTACATATGTCAGCATCATTTGCAGAGGATATGGTGAATGTGTACATGGGTCTAACTAGATCGATACACAGCCACATATCCGGCCCAGAACCTGCACAACGttctgaaaaaaatcaatatatcaGGCAATACCAATATTTCAAAGCAACTCACTCTAGTGTTTGGTGTGTGCACGTCTCTCCTGCTGGCTTGCTACTTTCCCCAATTACATAGCTGCTTCAGAGAATTCTTACATGTTAGCAGCTAATGCTAGTTTGAACGCCCCCCCAACTGCAGGGGACACTGACCCAGGAACTGCAGGAAACAGCTGCATTTAAATGAGCGATGTATCCTCCAGTGTAATGTCATAGACTGATTTCATGTAGTTTTTACACATCCTACTACATGATACTTGTCTCTCTGCGTAACAAAGAGTTTTTCCTACAACGTGCAACGTTAGCCAGctaatcacagacattattggCTTATTGGCTCTCTGACGCTGGTGTACAAggggccacctgctcatcagataagcATGAGCCCCACAGTGCATCCCTACCTGGGTCAGTTCTGTTGGTGCGGAATTTGCTGGGGTCATTTCTGAATCGGTATCTGATTTATTTTAGTTGTACCTTTAATTGCATCTTAATCGTACGTGGATCATGTTGTTATAAATTTGTCTGGATTGTTTTGGTATGGGACTgtagcagacacagagcagcatCACCGTTCATTTTTGGAGTTCTTTTTCAGGTCACCTGATGTAGGCTAAGTCTAACATTCACTCTCCTTTGTAGCAGCTACATGTTCTctgactgtgtctgtctgcaggtaATGTACAGTGGCTTTTGAACGCTGTTCTCTGAAAACAGCTgtggttgctgctgctgcttgaaCGGCACTATGAGAGCACTGAGAGTACACCGAAACAGTCAAATTGAGAGTCAAATTTGACATTACAGTcactggggcggctgtggctcattGGTAGAATCGGGATTTGATTCCCTGGCCCTTCAGTcccatgtcaaaatgtccttgggcaagacgtTGAACCCTTTATTGCTCCTGATGTGCATCGGAGTATTAATGAGGGTGAATGTTTATCTCATCTTGTACGGCCACAAATGTGTGAAGGGCTCCTGTACtatgttaaagcactttgagtagtcgtttgGACTAGGAAAGTGCTGAATAAATAGAGTTCATTTACATTTGACCCattgaaaatattgattttggTAGCTTTAAACTTTATCCTCAAATTGCTATCATAACACGACCAAGATGTTAGAAAAAGAACTTTGAGCTTGAGTAGAAACTCTGACTTCTTGTGGTAAAGACATATTTTAACAAAAGAGTTCAGTCATTTTTAACATGGCTGGGTATCGATACCTGTACCTCGACTTTGATACCAATTTCataatacaaaaagaaatgacaacattccacattacggcacaaatctttttgtttatttttcggCTCAGACTACATGAGATGTACTTTAGGACCGCTGAATGAATACCATGCAGCAAAGtaccgcaggttggagtcaaacccgcggccaCTGCGTCGAAGAGAAAACTTCTACATGTGGGAGCGCGCCCCACCAAGTGAGCTACCCCGGGCGCCCCCACAGCCCTAACTCTGAGTGAAATCCCGCATTTggtgacattttaaaactactGACGGCACTAATGAACACAGGTTTCAGctatgatggtggtggtggtggtggtctACTTGTGTGTCTCCCAAAGTGTGGACAGGCTTTGGACACTTCAAGATCACTGAGAGTACACTGGTGGTCTACTTGTGTGTCTCCCATAGTGTGGACAGGCTTTGGACACTTTAAGATCACTGAGAGTACACTGAAACAGTCAAATTTAGAGTCAAATTTGACATTACAGTCACTGGGGCGGCTGGGGCTCATTGGTAGAATCGGGATTTGATTCCCTGGTCCTTCAGTCCCATGTCACTGACGGCACTAATGTCCACAGGTTTCAGctatgatggtggtggtggtggtggtggtctACTTGTGTGTCTCCCATAGAGTGGACAGGCTTTGGACACTTTAAGATCACTGAGAGTACACTGGTGGTCTACTTGTGTGTCTCCCATAGTGTGGACAGGCTTTggacactttgtttttgttatttttgtccgGGCTTTGAGATATTTGTCTCTGTGATGTATGCCTCCACCCGAACACAAGGAAGATGGAGTGGAAATTGgtgtaaaaacaatgtaataattATGACTATTTCTTTGGTTGACAGTGAAGTCTGTGGATTAATCAGAGTggaacaatgtgtgtgtgtttgattttttttttaatgtagttttCCAATACTGTAAGCACCACAGTTGAAATTCCATTCACCTCTATTGGTAATCTCGCATTGCCAGCTCTTACTCTACTCCACTGCAGAGTGAAGTCTGGCTACAACACTCAAGataggagaaagaaaacaacactctgggttgtttgcatttctttcaaccaatcacagtggTCTTGGGCGGCGCTTAGCTCTGGACGCCGCGACAGTGGCTCTGCTAAACGGtctcggaaaggaacttgttttggtggaacacttCCACCGtgcaaaacaaaaaccccacCGATATTAGTTCAcgcaatacagtaacatgagctatttaaattagctgaatGCTAAATGTAATTTGCTGATATCAGTGTGTcgccaatcggtcccaaaattgtcccagttagatagtaaatgccggTCGATCCAGACTAGGCGGAGTCGGGAATCTCAGAACCaggacaaatttaaaaaatgaaatgatctGCATGAATGGGTCCCACTAGAGCCGGGGTCTTCAACGTtgttttaggccaaggacccttagctgaaagagaaCCAAAGTAGAGACCCCCTACTGCGTACTTTGTACACAGTtgtaagttgcatattaaactgggtcGGATGGATATAAATAAATGGACATAgatatattatttatacatcatgtttgAATGTTAAACATACACGTAGAACAGTGAAGTTACCATAAGGGCGACCTCACCGATGTcttcaatgttttgttttcttacaaACTGGCCAATTTATCATTGCTAGAAATCTGTTGGATTCATATTAATGTCTTTTGTCAGACATATTTGAATTTTTGAAAACACAACCTTTCAAAAAATTAAGGTTTTTAACATAATTTGCCACCCCTACGTGCACAaactctgaggacccctagGGGCTCAAGGACCCCCTGTTGGAGATCTTTGCTCTAGAGGTCAGTGAGAAACATttttgtgtgcgtctgtgtgtgtgtgtctgtgtgtgtgtgtgtgtgtgaactgacCCTTTTAACAATACTCCAGGTCTTTGTACTTCTTTCTTTCTGATTACATACGGTGCTGGACCACATGACTGAGCATTTTTCATAATCAGTGAAACCAGAAGGTGGGTTGAATAAAACCCCCACATTGCTCATTGTgacagacattttaatgcattttataaaaataaaagtatttattgGGTTTAAAAGAACTAGAATTTATTTGCAATGCTTCATGAGATGTCATAATTTGTGATGTGCATATGTTTATGTTACTTTAAATGCCTTCTTGGTCCAAAAGGTTcaaactaatattttttttttttttgacttggaACAccaaactttaaaataaactgcGACTATTGGTTGTTGTCAGTCTCGATTGGTTTACCCGGGAAAGGAACCGGTTTTCTGAAAGTCCCAGCCATGGGGCAGCAGGAATGAGGGCATTCCTGTTAGACAACCTGGGTGGAATTTGAATAGTCCGGGGGATCCGCCTGACGCTGATTGGTCGAGAACGGTATATTTTCAGCGCGCCAGTCTGCCACTCCACGGATCCCAAGCAGCTGATTGGCTCTCCATGAAGAAGGCGGGCCCTCTGGCTTGACTATAAATATGTATTCTGGTTTCGAGCCATCTGCGAATGATTGCTGGCTGTCGGAGGGAGAGGCGGATCGTTGTGAGTCCAATGTTTCTCCACAGCGCGGACCTGAACCTTTCTCCTCCAACAAAACGAGTTCCACTGAGGTAGCTGAGAGACGGCTTTCCCTCCCCCGGAGAGGAGCTGGAGGTGGACTACAGGGGTGGGGATCACAATGATCCACACCATGGAATGCGCAGCGGACGCGCAAAGCCTCATCTCCATTTCCTTAATGAAGATCCACAACTCCAGGACGCAGAGAGGGGGGATCAAGCTGCACAAAAACCTGCTGGTGTCCTACGTGCTGCGGAACGCCAGGCAGGTCTACGTCAAGGAGAAATACGCGGAGATCTATAGGATGCAGCAGTACGAGGAGGTGATGACCGTCTGCAACGAGATCCAGGAGCTCAACCCGCTGGATCTGGACGCAGAGGACGCCGACGACGAGGAGCAGACGCGGGCTGCTTGCTGCGGCGGAGAGGGGAGTCTCTGCGGCTCTGCGTGCCACCGAGACGCAGCGCAGCCGGCGGCGCACGCCCGGACAGCGAGCGCTCTTTTCGGCTGCTCTCCCCTCGAGGACGGAGGCAAAGAACCGGATCCCTCCTACTATCGGAGCTGCTGCATGGAGGCTGCCCCCGTGTCCCATTGTGACCAGTTTCCCGCAAACGGCAGCGCGCACTGCAACAAAACCACAGTGCTGGATTTGGACACGCATGTGGTAACCACGGTGGAGAACGGCTACCTCCACCAGGACTGCTGCTGCGACGCGCTCCAGTGCGGCCAGGGCGCGCAGTCCCCGGCCAAGAAACGGAAGGTCGAGTTCGGCTTTTGTACGTCCGACGGGGAGGAGGTGTCGGATTTTCCATCGGCACGCAAGCGGGCGAAACGCGAGGACTGTTCCTACTTCCACCTAGACTACACAGACACTTCCAACATCTCCAACCTGATCTCCATCTTCGGATCGGGGTTTACAGGGCTGCTGAGCAGACAGGCGGACTTGGACCAGATCTGTAGTAAACAGGTCCTGGCCAGTCTGGGGGCATGGACCCGAGCGATTGTGGCATTTTGaatcaaacccttttttttttcttcaggggAGACCGGGGTCAGTTGTAACACTTTTTTCCCACAAAAGTATGAAACTAAACCCAGTGGAGAAgcttttgttggggggggggggggggggggggggggacatgttTCTAAGCGCAGGAGAATGACAATTAACGTTCCCGTAATTGTTCTCTGTAGCCTAATTAATTTGTGGAACGTATTGCATAGTTCCACCTTCTACTATTTACATGTCCATGATGCAATGGTGTTTTTCTGAAACCCTTCCAGGAATGTTCTTAGACCAAGTTTTCCTTGGGAACCTTGCTAGTGGACTGGACTCTTCCACATCCTTTCTATGTGCACATAGTGAATAGTGTGCTGCAGAATATCGACTGGGTGAGATCAGTGTGTTCTACAGAAGCTGTGCATTGTTACAAATAGAGCCCCTACgctaaaagtaaaataaaatcaactttTCTTGTCACCAATATGCGCACCAATATCAGCAGAAGTCATTTAACCGTCCAGTGATGGCCAAAAACAGATTTATTAATTGACTTTGAACACAACACGTGTGAAAACATCACAAGTGGCCAAACTGTATCCTCAATAACCTCATTTCTGAACATGAATTGATTATTAGCCAATATGTTGAATATGACTGACAAGGAATTTTGACCATTCAGCTTTAAGCATTATACATTACAACTGGCCTCTCAGTGTCATACTAATGTGTTGAAAACTATTTGATTGGCTATCCTCAGCTTGATgtctttcaaaaacagtgatttttttttttaaatatacagaaGACACAAGTATCGAGAATTATACCCCCAAAGCACACCTTTTGTcttaaagaaagaaacagataaCAGATGTGAATGTGGCTCATTGGTGGGCACTGTGTGACGTCACTCCCACTCGTTTCTGATTGGAGGATCTGGAGGTGTTACAACGGAACCAGTCTCCCCTATCAACTTTTATTTTggcaggaaaaagaaaagctattttaaaaaagaagaggaaaaaagagcaTTTTGGCAGGGAGAGGACAGATTTTGTGCCATATAAatatatctttatatatatagatatatatatatctatatatatatctatatatagatatatatatatctcctgTTGTCAGAATGGTAATTACATGATGAAATGGATTGACTTCCATTGCCTTAAATCAAATGCACACAACTGCTATCACTGTAAAACCTTTCACCGTAAaccagtaaactactgtttatttacagtaagcatcccgtttttaaatgttacggtattttactgtaaatagacaCTGTTTCTTACAgtattatttgaatttacagtaatacacGGGCTGCCAGTGTAGCTCCCgccttttccttttattttcccGAGATGCTTTAGTATTAACAGTAAATACCTGTAATCTGTAACAGTCGCAGATAGTGCTgtgatattattattttctcccagaatgcatggCCATTTACAGTACAATCCTGTATAACAATAAAATAGTATGATACTGGTTGACAGTGTAGCTGTTGTCAGAAATGGAAAGTGGCCAAAAGTCTCTCCTGTTCTGGGCTAACACAGCTCC from Etheostoma spectabile isolate EspeVRDwgs_2016 chromosome 16, UIUC_Espe_1.0, whole genome shotgun sequence encodes:
- the ier5l gene encoding immediate early response gene 5-like protein, coding for MIHTMECAADAQSLISISLMKIHNSRTQRGGIKLHKNLLVSYVLRNARQVYVKEKYAEIYRMQQYEEVMTVCNEIQELNPLDLDAEDADDEEQTRAACCGGEGSLCGSACHRDAAQPAAHARTASALFGCSPLEDGGKEPDPSYYRSCCMEAAPVSHCDQFPANGSAHCNKTTVLDLDTHVVTTVENGYLHQDCCCDALQCGQGAQSPAKKRKVEFGFCTSDGEEVSDFPSARKRAKREDCSYFHLDYTDTSNISNLISIFGSGFTGLLSRQADLDQICSKQVLASLGAWTRAIVAF